The DNA segment GAATTCCTGTACAAACGCATTTGCCCCTTGGGCATTCGTTCCACACTCACCATTATTCGGCCAAAACGGGATTGATTGGAAGAAGCTAATAGTGGCATCCAGAATGTATTGGTAATAAGAATATCAGCATCTGGAAGTTTACATAAAGCTCTTCGCGAATAAAGAAAATCAAGAGCCTTTAATCGCAATCTACCAGACGGAATATCGTAACCCTTAATTCGAATATGATGCACACCATCAATGTATTCATCATCTGGGAGACCTGGAAAGGAACGAGATATATGAAAAACATGGTGACCAAGTTTACTGAACTCTTTACCGAGTTGAAACCATAGTTTTTCAACTGCACCACCACGTAATGGAGGTACAGGGAGAAAAGCACCTTGCAGTATTGTAATTCGCATAATTAGTTAAGTTCTGCTTTAAGGATAGAAACAAGATTGCCTGCAACAGAGGCAAAGTTAAACATAGAGTCAAATAAATCGATAGAATTGCGACTCATCTGCACACGAGAACTGTATGACATCTGAAGCCAATGGTGGAGAGCAGCTTTTGTCCCTTCAACAGTCGGAGAGTGAACGATTCCTGCACATGCAGAGGCAACATCAGGTGCAATATTCACAGAATCAGAAATAGAAACAGGTAAGCCACAGGCCAATGATTCAGCAACCACAATGCCAAAGTTTTCCTGATATGACGGCAAACAAAACAGCTCAGCACTGCGAAAGGCACCCCACTTAAGATCACCAGATAACATCCCAGTCCAAGTAATACGATCAGCAATACCTAATGCATTTGCTCTGAGAGTTAAGTCTCCCTGCAAACCAACCTGATCGGGTCCAGCAATAACCAGATGCAATGCCGAATTGCTAGAAGCAACGGAGGAAAAGGCATCCAACAAGAGATCAATACCTTTTTTGGGGTGGATACGGCTTAGAAATAGCAAAAGACGCTTGTCTGATAGATGAGGAAAATGATTAAGAAACACTTCTCGTTGTAAAGCTGCTTCAGAAGGGGGTATTGACGTACCAAATCCCACAACCTCTTCATTAGCTCGATACAGGGAGAAAGACTGTTTTGCAAGAAGCCGCTCTTGTTCAGTAGTAAAAAGTACCGCTGAGGCATCCCGTAAAACTCGATAGTCGGCCCAAGGCCAGTAACACCATTTCTTCAGGTGTTTAAGCGGATAAGCATGCTTAAACCAAGGATCAAGCATACCGTGCGGATAAACAAAATAAGGAATACCAGTAGATCTCAGCGCCCTCCACGTGGCAAACGCGTGATATTGCCAAAGCCCCTCAATGATGACGCAATCGTGTTGTTGCGCTATTGCGCGAATGCAGTCTGGAAGATTTCTACGATACCCATAGCTACCCAAAACAGGGCCTAGACCCTTTGAATGGAAAGTCTGGCCTTGCAACCAAGGAGAATCAGGCGAATCAAGACTTGCAACAGTGGTATCAATGCCAAGTGCCGTAAGGTGAGATGTGATTTGACGAATTCCCTCAGCTGGCCCACCACCAATCGGATCTAGCGAGCGAATTATGCGGAGAAGCTTCAAAGGAGCATAACTTTATATATCAAGATAGGCCATATTTACGATGCAACTGTTAAAAAAATATTGACATGAAGGGTGCTGGTTTAAGCATATCAAAGAAGAAAGAAAGCAGAAAAAGAAGAATCTCTGTAAATATCAACCGATCACAAATGAAGGGGCACCCTCAATAAAGAGAATAAAGAAATGAGAAACATAGAAATAAGCACTATAACGAATCAAATAATCTAAGATTTAAGGGCTGAATAGAAATAATTGACAAAGAATTAAGGGCTATTTATCTGTAAAATGATTGATGTAAAAGCAATAATATATCAACAGCTGGCAATGCAAGAGCAGGGCATTAATCGGATTATAAGGTGGCAAGAAACGGTAACATCCGATAGATTGACGGAAAACCTAGGAGAGGGAATTGATTCTCAAGCAGAACTAAAGGCAGATTTTGCAAGTACTAAATAGAGGAAAAGCCATAGAACGATTTACAAGCATCGATCAAAACAGATAAATATTGCCCACCAATAAAGTTCGAGGTATGATGTAATAAATGATGTTGTACATTAGAACGTAATTGTTGTCTAAGACTTTCATCATCAACAAGCAACTGAAGCTTTTGATTCAAATCATTTTGATTACCCTTTATAAACTGAAAGCCAGCTGATCCGATAGCATCAGGCAACCCACCACCATCAGAAACTAACATCGCACAGCCACAAGCCATTCCCTCAAGAGCTACAACACCGAAAGGTTCATTCCATCGAGAAGGAATAACCATTATCTCATGTTGATTTAATTCTTCAACCAGAATGTCTCCTTTTAAAAAGCCCTTAAAATTGACATAAGGTTCTAGATCGTAGCTTAAAGAAAGATTTTCAAGAAAGGTTCTTTGGGGGCCATCTCCAATAATCGTTAAAGACCAGTCTCTATTTTTCAAAGTTGAAAAAGCATTCAGAAGCATGTCTGCTCCCTTATCAGAAACTAGTCGACCTAAAAATACAATAGATTTTTTCCTAACAGCATCCGAGGTTACACGAAAGAGTTTATCATCATAGGGATTACCAATAACAAGGGATCTTGGA comes from the Synechococcus sp. A15-62 genome and includes:
- a CDS encoding glycosyltransferase, encoding MKLLRIIRSLDPIGGGPAEGIRQITSHLTALGIDTTVASLDSPDSPWLQGQTFHSKGLGPVLGSYGYRRNLPDCIRAIAQQHDCVIIEGLWQYHAFATWRALRSTGIPYFVYPHGMLDPWFKHAYPLKHLKKWCYWPWADYRVLRDASAVLFTTEQERLLAKQSFSLYRANEEVVGFGTSIPPSEAALQREVFLNHFPHLSDKRLLLFLSRIHPKKGIDLLLDAFSSVASSNSALHLVIAGPDQVGLQGDLTLRANALGIADRITWTGMLSGDLKWGAFRSAELFCLPSYQENFGIVVAESLACGLPVSISDSVNIAPDVASACAGIVHSPTVEGTKAALHHWLQMSYSSRVQMSRNSIDLFDSMFNFASVAGNLVSILKAELN
- a CDS encoding glycosyltransferase family 4 protein; amino-acid sequence: MNIVITSHRFYPDIGGIETITEVLANFFVGEGHQVRVVTGSVCNEFDDNFNFSVHRNPSNKDLLHIYSWADIILQNNLEVRRLWPLLLVKKPVVIGLQTWIRSIDSKRSFIHLLKLLSLRLATRTIACSDAVKQDSHPRSLVIGNPYDDKLFRVTSDAVRKKSIVFLGRLVSDKGADMLLNAFSTLKNRDWSLTIIGDGPQRTFLENLSLSYDLEPYVNFKGFLKGDILVEELNQHEIMVIPSRWNEPFGVVALEGMACGCAMLVSDGGGLPDAIGSAGFQFIKGNQNDLNQKLQLLVDDESLRQQLRSNVQHHLLHHTSNFIGGQYLSVLIDACKSFYGFSSI